One genomic window of Garra rufa chromosome 2, GarRuf1.0, whole genome shotgun sequence includes the following:
- the LOC141326074 gene encoding uncharacterized protein — MEFNKVEKLIQEKEENKESSQFEEKNYFKTGEKPLSCSQAKQKDLKKRRAEKCSTCTQCGKSFTRKTDLKRHMKIHTGEKPFTCDQCGKSFSRSSSLKEHMNIHTREKQHTCDQCGKVYLAASGLRNHLKVHTKVKPHSCHLCGKSFWRLQSLQVYENITTGVRESMCSKCEKISTSETYLKLHKRIHTYECSQCNKRFSTSGDLKLHERIHTGEKSYECSHCNNIFSKSSDLKTHEMIHTGEKPYQCSHCNKEFRQLVHLKTHEIIHTGEKPYKCSHCNKKFSQLVHLKTHEMNHTGEKPYKCSHCNKRFSQLVHLKIHERIHSGEKPYECSHCNKRFSQSAYLKTHEMIHTGEKPYQCSHCNKKFNQSSYLKIHERIHTGEKPYECSHCNKRFSQSVHLKTHERIHTGEKPYKCSHCNKRFSQSVHLKTHEMIHTG; from the exons ATGGAGTTTAataaagtggaga agttgattcAAGAAAAAGAAGAGAATAAAGAATCAAGTCAATTTGAGgagaaaaattatttcaaaactggagaaaaacctttgagttgctctcaagccaaacagaaagatttaaagaaaagaagagcagagaaatgttccacctgcactcagtgtggaaagagtttcacaagaaaaacagatCTTAAgcgtcacatgaaaattcatactggagaaaaaccatttacttgtgatcaatgtgggaagagtttttcacgctcatcaagccttaaggagcacatgaacatccacactagagagaagcagcacacatgtgatcaatgtggtaaaGTGTATTTAGCAGCTTCAGGTCTGAGAAATCACTtgaaagttcatacaaaggtgaagccacattcatgccatCTGTGTGGTAAGAGTTTTTGGCGTCTACAAAGTTTGCAAGTATATGAGAATATAACTACTGGAGTGAGAGAATCCATGTGTTCAAAGTgtgaaaagatttctacttcagaaacttatttaaaactaCATAAGAGGATCCACACTTATGAGTGTTCACAGTGTAACAAGAGATTCAGTACATCAGGAGACCTGAAactacatgagaggatccacactggagagaaatcttatgagtgttcacattgTAACAACATATTTAGTAAATCATCagacctgaaaacacatgagatgatccacactggagagaaaccttatcagtgttcacactgcaacaaggaATTTAGACAGTTAGtacatctgaaaacacatgagattatccacaccggagagaaaccctataaatgttcacactgcaacaagaaattTAGTCAGTTAGtacatctgaaaacacatgagatgaaccacactggagagaaaccctataaatgctcacactgcaacaagagatttagtcagttaGTACATTTGAAAATACACGAGAGGATCCATTCTGGAGAGAAACcctatgagtgttcacactgcaacaagagatttagtcaatcagcatatctgaaaacacatgagatgatccacactggagagaaaccttatcagtgttcacactgcaacaagaaatttaaccagtcatcatatctaaaaattcatgagaggatccacactggagagaaaccttatgagtgttcacactgcaacaaaagatttagtcagtcagtacatttgaaaacgcatgagagaattcacactggcgagaaaccttataagtgttcacactgcaacaagagatttagtcagtcagtacatttaaaaacacatgagatgatccacactggatag
- the LOC141326075 gene encoding uncharacterized protein encodes MRVHTGEKPYICKLCGKSFTRNGVLETHMNIHTETKPFVCPQCGMSFTQKSMLTLHMRTHTGEKPFICPQCGKSFTYKVNLKTHMRCHTGESPFKCDQCGKSFRHSANLNKHIKVHSRKKITHMGEKPFICHHCGKSCSREGNLRVHLGIHTGEKPYTCEQCGKSFNVKVNLKIHKRVHTGEKPYKCVQCEKSFTCLSSIKRHSQTHSGKKLPFSSMQEEV; translated from the exons atgagagttcacactggagagaagccttacatttGTAAActctgtggaaaaagtttcacacgAAATGGAGTTCTTGAGACTCACATGAACATTCACACCGAAACGAAGCCGTTCgtctgtcctcagtgtggaatgagttttacacagaaaagtaTGCTTACtctccacatgagaactcacactggagagaaacctttcatctgccctcagtgtggaaagagtttcacgtatAAAGTAAACCTCAAGACTCACATGAGATGTCACACTGGAGAGAGTCCATTtaaatgtgatcaatgtgggaagagtttcagacaCAGCGCAAACCTTAATAAGCACATAAAGGTTCACTCAAGAAAGAAGA TAACTCACatgggagaaaagcctttcatttgtcatcactgtggaaagagttgtTCAAGAGAAGGAAACCTCAGGGTTCACTTgggcattcacactggagagaaaccttacacctgtgaacagtgtggaaagagtttcaatgttaaagtaaaccttaagattcacaagagagttcacactggagagaaaccgtacaagtgtgttcagtgtgagaagagtttcacatgtctAAGCAGCATTAAACGTCATTCgcaaactcattctggaaagaaattgccgttttcttcaatgcaagaagaggtttag